In Novosphingobium sp. MMS21-SN21R, a single genomic region encodes these proteins:
- a CDS encoding single-stranded DNA-binding protein, translating to MLILTLAGNTGKDAEFKTTQDGKEFCSFSVGVSTGYGDRKATTWVDVTKWGKGAEGLSRILRKGSKVTVSGEMSTREHNGKTYIQCRADHVSIQGAPQGGDRREPDGSQGHAGGFAGDDLDDSIPFVSNRGIF from the coding sequence ATGCTTATCCTCACACTGGCTGGAAACACCGGCAAGGACGCCGAGTTCAAGACTACGCAGGACGGCAAGGAATTTTGCTCATTCAGCGTTGGCGTCTCGACCGGCTACGGCGACCGCAAGGCCACCACATGGGTTGACGTGACCAAGTGGGGCAAAGGTGCCGAAGGGCTGTCCCGCATTCTCCGCAAGGGCAGCAAGGTCACCGTGTCGGGTGAAATGTCCACACGCGAGCATAACGGCAAGACCTACATTCAGTGCCGCGCCGATCATGTCAGCATTCAGGGCGCGCCGCAGGGCGGTGATCGCCGGGAGCCAGACGGTTCGCAGGGCCATGCAGGTGGGTTCGCTGGAGACGATCTGGACGATTCGATCCCATTCGTCAGCAATCGCGGCATTTTCTAA
- a CDS encoding DUF2312 domain-containing protein encodes MSDDRLRLLIERAERLEEEKKGIAEDLKGVFDEAKATGYDAKIMKQIMRLRAMKPDDRREMEAVLEVYKTAVGLD; translated from the coding sequence ATGAGCGATGACCGCCTCCGCCTTTTGATCGAACGCGCCGAACGCCTTGAAGAAGAAAAGAAGGGCATTGCCGAAGACCTTAAAGGCGTTTTCGATGAAGCCAAGGCCACCGGCTACGATGCCAAGATTATGAAGCAGATCATGCGCCTGCGAGCCATGAAGCCCGACGACCGGCGCGAAATGGAAGCCGTGCTGGAAGTCTACAAGACTGCGGTCGGGCTGGACTGA